The Anopheles coluzzii chromosome 2, AcolN3, whole genome shotgun sequence genome window below encodes:
- the LOC120955016 gene encoding uncharacterized protein LOC120955016, which translates to MAFVECVKYWALATNQTHHSVEMMLEMLREKTAQNFPKDPRTLLKTPRTATNITNIEGGQYWYNGLQKCIINNFSFRDDEIDVETISINISIDGLPLHKSSSTQFWPILANIHELPDFPVMTVAIFCGPKKPGNLDEFLGPLITEVNSLMANGVFVKTRKIGVKIRAIIADSPARAFIKGVAYFNAKNGCLKCKCVGEFNHDSNTVVFRGINAPLRTDKEFREASQTAHHKILTPLLLLDNFDMIQNVIIADVLHLIYLGIMRRLLFGWRDGTLGKYTKWASSTIEQISKWLKNVKLPYEIHRKTRDLYCLRH; encoded by the exons ATGGCATTCGTTGAATGTGTTAAATATTGGGCTTTAGCTACAAATCAGACACACCATTCTGTAGAAATGATGCTTGAAATGCTTAGGGAAAAGACTGCGCAAAATTTTCCCAAGGACCCAAGGACGCTCTTGAAAACACcaagaacagcaacaaataTTACAAATATTGAAGGAGGACAATATTGGTACAACGGTTTGCAGAAGTGTATCATCAATAATTTCAG TTTCAGGGACGACGAAATTGATGTGGAAACTATTTCTATTAATATTTCTATCGATGGCTTACCCTTACATAAGAGTTCGTCCACGCAATTTTGGCCAATACTCGCAAATATACATGAACTTCCTGACTTTCCTGTCATGACTGTAGCGATTTTCTGTGGCCCCAAAAAGCCAGGAAATCTGGATGAATTTTTAGGACCCTTAATCACTGAAGTAAATTCATTAATGGCCAATGGAGTTTTTGTAAAGACCAGAAAGATAGGAGTAAAAATACGAGCAATAATAGCAGACTCACCAGCCAGAGCATTTATAAAAg GTGTTGCTTATTTCAACGCGAAGAATGGGTGTTTGAAGTGTAAATGTGTTGGAGAATTTAACCACGATTCGAATACAGTTGTGTTTAGAGGCATTAACGCTCCTCTCCGAACTGACAAGGAATTTAGAGAAGCATCCCAGACCGCACATCATAAAATCTTGACACCTCTACTGCTACTGGATAATTTCGACATGATACAGAATGTTATTATCGCAGACGTACTGCATTTGATATACTTGGGTATTATGCGAAGATTACTGTTTGGGTGGAGAGATGGTACCTTAGGTAAATACACAAAGTGGGCTTCCAGTACGATTGAACAAATTTCTAAGTGgttaaaaaatgttaaattaccTTATGAAATTCATCGTAAAACACGAGATCTATATTGTTTGCGACATTAG